A genome region from Etheostoma cragini isolate CJK2018 chromosome 4, CSU_Ecrag_1.0, whole genome shotgun sequence includes the following:
- the LOC117942936 gene encoding protein-glutamine gamma-glutamyltransferase 5-like isoform X1 — protein sequence MKESIYKGVDLHPQTNNVNHRTKEISLTQLIVRRGQPFKLTLNLRQPFNPSVNPLRISAATGKLPTEKQGTLSFFGVPDVVTRSPSAKAVWKVELDKGSSPTTGNLILTITPPADTPIGEYTMTVKHRDQEMVLAKPVVLFNPWCPDDWVYLKDENEINEYVMNEQGIIYKGTNNYIDSCNWDFGQFEDDMVDICLRILDLNPKHMKDPGDDVSARCNPIYVSRVVSAMINSDDDRGVLQGRWGGSFIGGVAPSHWTGSHAILKRWFVIGSYPVKYGQCWVYAGVMCSVMRLLGIPCRVVTNYESAHDNDKSLTVDVYHADFGVREKPSQDSVWNYHVWVEAWMRRPDLAKDGKYDGWQVLDPTPQEKSQGVYCCGPAPVVAILNGETDIKYDTPFVFAEVNADCIDWLVKADGSKVKIFSDTARVGQNISTKAVGSNKRVNITDSYKYREGTEKERSVFNHATTRDLSKIDEVEEEKEETEKTEEPLQNGETEGNKAGNETTGSTDVLTPVIAPQPPSPHMSMKFEEVTLPKYCKDVRLMLVLQSKNSAAMQLSINISVQAMRYNGSPAGTIQTEVKEETLLPGKDLSVPIQVPFSAYQKLMLECDILKVSALVTDKEKPDNVYLAAHDVALLDPPISITVSGTTKLNREAQGEVVFMNPVTETLKECTLNISGSGLLKEDIEVMIPDLKPSNRICVKFPFVPYKLGKKTLVANFDCSTFRDIKGSCTVDVKL from the exons ATG AAAGAATCTA TCTACAAGGGCGTGGATCTCCACCCGCAGACCAACAACGTTAACCACCGCACCAAAGAAATCTCCCTGACTCAGCTGATTGTGAGGCGGGGCCAGCCCTTCAAACTGACCCTCAATCTGAGGCAACCTTTCAACCCTTCTGTTAACCCGCTACGCATCTCTGCAGCGACAG GAAAACTTCCGACTGAGAAACAGGGGACGTTATCATTCTTCGGTGTCCCCGATGTAGTCACACGTTCACCATCAGCAAAGGCGGTGTGGAAGGTGGAGCTGGACAAGGGTTCCTCCCCAACAACCGGCAACCTGATCCTCACCATCACCCCCCCGGCTGACACCCCCATAGGGGAGTACACCATGACGGTGAAGCACAGAGATCAGGAAATGGTTCTGGCAAAACCTGTGGTGCTCTTCAACCCCTGGTGTCCCG ATGATTGGGTGTATCTGAAGGATGAGAATGAGATAAACGAGTATGTGATGAATGAACAAGGAATTATCTACAAAGGAACTAACAACTACATTGACTCTTGCAACTGGGACTTTggacag TTTGAAGACGACATGGTGGACATTTGTTTGAGGATACTGGACCTCAACCCCAAACACATGAAAGACCCCGGTGATGACGTCTCTGCTCGCTGTAACCCCATCTACGTCAGCCGCGTGGTCAGCGCCATG ATCAACAGTGATGATGACCGTGGTGTCCTGCAGGGACGCTGGGGAGGTTCCTTTATAGGTGGGGTCGCACCCTCTCACTGGACCGGCAGTCACGCCATCCTTAAGCGCTGGTTCGTCATCGGGTCCTACCCGGTCAAGTACGGGCAGTGCTGGGTGTACGCCGGCGTGATGTGTTCAG TGATGCGCCTGCTGGGCATCCCCTGCCGCGTGGTCACTAACTACGAGTCCGCCCACGACAACGACAAGAGTCTGACCGTCGACGTGTACCACGCCGACTTCGGAGTCAGAGAGAAACCATCCCAAGACAGCGTTTG GAACTACCATGTGTGGGTGGAGGCGTGGATGAGGCGGCCAGACCTGGCAAAGGACGGCAAATATGACGGCTGGCAAGTTCTGGATCCAACACCACAGGAGAAGAGCCAAG GTGTTTACTGCTGCGGCCCAGCCCCCGTCGTAGCCATCCTGAACGGAGAAACGGACATCAAATATGACACCCCGTTTGTCTTCGCTGAGGTCAATGCCGACTGCATTGACTGGCTG GTCAAAGCCGACGGTTCTAAAGTGAAGATCTTCTCTGACACGGCGAGAGTCGGTCAGAATATCTCTACCAAGGCTGTCGGCTCCAACAAGAGGGTGAACATCACCGACAGCTACAAGTACAGAGAGG gaacagagaaagagaggtctGTCTTTAATCACGCCACCACCAGAGACCTCTCCAAGATTGATGAGgttgaggaggagaaggaagagacTGAAAAGACAGAGGAACCGCTCCAGAATGGAGAGACGGAGGGAAACAAGGCAGGAAATGAGACCACAGGAAGTACGGATGTATTAACCCCTGTCATCGCCCCTCAACCTCCGTCACCACATATGTCCATGAAATTTGAAGAG GTGACCCTACCAAAGTACTGTAAGGATGTGAGGTTGATGCTGGTGCTGCAGAGTAAGAACAGTGCTGCCATGCAACTGTCCATCAACATCAGCGTCCAAGCCATGAGGTACAACGGCTCGCCAGCTGGGACCATCCAGACCGAGGTGAAGGAGGAGACACTACTCCCTGGGAAAG ATCTCTCCGTCCCTATCCAGGTTCCTTTCTCAGCCTACCAGAAACTCATGCTGGAGTGTGACATCCTGAAAGTGTCAGCCTTGGTAACAGATAAAGAGAAGCCAGATAACGTATACCTGGCTGCGCATGACGTCGCGCTGCTTGACCCTCCGATCTCCATCACG gttTCTGGTACAACCAAACTGAACAGAGAGGCACAAGGGGAGGTGGTTTTCATGAACCCGGTCACGGAGACGCTGAAGGAGTGTACTCTGAACATCTCTGGAAGTGGCCTGTTGAAAGAGGACATTGAAgtcat GATTCCAGATTTGAAGCCAAGCAACCGAATATGTGTCAAGTTCCCCTTTGTCCCCTACAAGCTCGGGAAGAAGACGCTCGTGGCCAACTTCGACTGCTCCACCTTCAGAGACATCAAGGGCAGCTGCACCGTCGATGTAAAGCTGTAA
- the LOC117942936 gene encoding protein-glutamine gamma-glutamyltransferase 5-like isoform X3, with protein sequence MTEKTKESIYKGVDLHPQTNNVNHRTKEISLTQLIVRRGQPFKLTLNLRQPFNPSVNPLRISAATGKLPTEKQGTLSFFGVPDVVTRSPSAKAVWKVELDKGSSPTTGNLILTITPPADTPIGEYTMTVKHRDQEMVLAKPVVLFNPWCPDDWVYLKDENEINEYVMNEQGIIYKGTNNYIDSCNWDFGQFEDDMVDICLRILDLNPKHMKDPGDDVSARCNPIYVSRVVSAMINSDDDRGVLQGRWGGSFIGGVAPSHWTGSHAILKRWFVIGSYPVKYGQCWVYAGVMCSVMRLLGIPCRVVTNYESAHDNDKSLTVDVYHADFGVREKPSQDSVWNYHVWVEAWMRRPDLAKDGKYDGWQVLDPTPQEKSQGVYCCGPAPVVAILNGETDIKYDTPFVFAEVNADCIDWLVKADGSKVKIFSDTARVGQNISTKAVGSNKRVNITDSYKYREGTEKERSVFNHATTRDLSKIDEVEEEKEETEKTEEPLQNGETEGNKAGNETTGSTDVLTPVIAPQPPSPHMSMKFEEVTLPKYCKDVRLMLVLQSKNSAAMQLSINISVQAMRYNGSPAGTIQTEVKEETLLPGKDLSVPIQVPFSAYQKLMLECDILKVSALVTDKEKPDNVYLAAHDVALLDPPISITVSGTTKLNREAQGEVVFMNPVTETLKECTLNISGSGLLKEDIEVMIPDLKPSNRICVKFPFVPYKLGKKTLVANFDCSTFRDIKGSCTVDVKL encoded by the exons ATGACAGAGAAAACTAAAGAATCTA TCTACAAGGGCGTGGATCTCCACCCGCAGACCAACAACGTTAACCACCGCACCAAAGAAATCTCCCTGACTCAGCTGATTGTGAGGCGGGGCCAGCCCTTCAAACTGACCCTCAATCTGAGGCAACCTTTCAACCCTTCTGTTAACCCGCTACGCATCTCTGCAGCGACAG GAAAACTTCCGACTGAGAAACAGGGGACGTTATCATTCTTCGGTGTCCCCGATGTAGTCACACGTTCACCATCAGCAAAGGCGGTGTGGAAGGTGGAGCTGGACAAGGGTTCCTCCCCAACAACCGGCAACCTGATCCTCACCATCACCCCCCCGGCTGACACCCCCATAGGGGAGTACACCATGACGGTGAAGCACAGAGATCAGGAAATGGTTCTGGCAAAACCTGTGGTGCTCTTCAACCCCTGGTGTCCCG ATGATTGGGTGTATCTGAAGGATGAGAATGAGATAAACGAGTATGTGATGAATGAACAAGGAATTATCTACAAAGGAACTAACAACTACATTGACTCTTGCAACTGGGACTTTggacag TTTGAAGACGACATGGTGGACATTTGTTTGAGGATACTGGACCTCAACCCCAAACACATGAAAGACCCCGGTGATGACGTCTCTGCTCGCTGTAACCCCATCTACGTCAGCCGCGTGGTCAGCGCCATG ATCAACAGTGATGATGACCGTGGTGTCCTGCAGGGACGCTGGGGAGGTTCCTTTATAGGTGGGGTCGCACCCTCTCACTGGACCGGCAGTCACGCCATCCTTAAGCGCTGGTTCGTCATCGGGTCCTACCCGGTCAAGTACGGGCAGTGCTGGGTGTACGCCGGCGTGATGTGTTCAG TGATGCGCCTGCTGGGCATCCCCTGCCGCGTGGTCACTAACTACGAGTCCGCCCACGACAACGACAAGAGTCTGACCGTCGACGTGTACCACGCCGACTTCGGAGTCAGAGAGAAACCATCCCAAGACAGCGTTTG GAACTACCATGTGTGGGTGGAGGCGTGGATGAGGCGGCCAGACCTGGCAAAGGACGGCAAATATGACGGCTGGCAAGTTCTGGATCCAACACCACAGGAGAAGAGCCAAG GTGTTTACTGCTGCGGCCCAGCCCCCGTCGTAGCCATCCTGAACGGAGAAACGGACATCAAATATGACACCCCGTTTGTCTTCGCTGAGGTCAATGCCGACTGCATTGACTGGCTG GTCAAAGCCGACGGTTCTAAAGTGAAGATCTTCTCTGACACGGCGAGAGTCGGTCAGAATATCTCTACCAAGGCTGTCGGCTCCAACAAGAGGGTGAACATCACCGACAGCTACAAGTACAGAGAGG gaacagagaaagagaggtctGTCTTTAATCACGCCACCACCAGAGACCTCTCCAAGATTGATGAGgttgaggaggagaaggaagagacTGAAAAGACAGAGGAACCGCTCCAGAATGGAGAGACGGAGGGAAACAAGGCAGGAAATGAGACCACAGGAAGTACGGATGTATTAACCCCTGTCATCGCCCCTCAACCTCCGTCACCACATATGTCCATGAAATTTGAAGAG GTGACCCTACCAAAGTACTGTAAGGATGTGAGGTTGATGCTGGTGCTGCAGAGTAAGAACAGTGCTGCCATGCAACTGTCCATCAACATCAGCGTCCAAGCCATGAGGTACAACGGCTCGCCAGCTGGGACCATCCAGACCGAGGTGAAGGAGGAGACACTACTCCCTGGGAAAG ATCTCTCCGTCCCTATCCAGGTTCCTTTCTCAGCCTACCAGAAACTCATGCTGGAGTGTGACATCCTGAAAGTGTCAGCCTTGGTAACAGATAAAGAGAAGCCAGATAACGTATACCTGGCTGCGCATGACGTCGCGCTGCTTGACCCTCCGATCTCCATCACG gttTCTGGTACAACCAAACTGAACAGAGAGGCACAAGGGGAGGTGGTTTTCATGAACCCGGTCACGGAGACGCTGAAGGAGTGTACTCTGAACATCTCTGGAAGTGGCCTGTTGAAAGAGGACATTGAAgtcat GATTCCAGATTTGAAGCCAAGCAACCGAATATGTGTCAAGTTCCCCTTTGTCCCCTACAAGCTCGGGAAGAAGACGCTCGTGGCCAACTTCGACTGCTCCACCTTCAGAGACATCAAGGGCAGCTGCACCGTCGATGTAAAGCTGTAA
- the LOC117942936 gene encoding protein-glutamine gamma-glutamyltransferase 5-like isoform X2, translating into MTEKTKESIYKGVDLHPQTNNVNHRTKEISLTQLIVRRGQPFKLTLNLRQPFNPSVNPLRISAATGKLPTEKQGTLSFFGVPDVVTRSPSAKAVWKVELDKGSSPTTGNLILTITPPADTPIGEYTMTVKHRDQEMVLAKPVVLFNPWCPDDWVYLKDENEINEYVMNEQGIIYKGTNNYIDSCNWDFGQFEDDMVDICLRILDLNPKHMKDPGDDVSARCNPIYVSRVVSAMINSDDDRGVLQGRWGGSFIGGVAPSHWTGSHAILKRWFVIGSYPVKYGQCWVYAGVMCSVMRLLGIPCRVVTNYESAHDNDKSLTVDVYHADFGVREKPSQDSVWNYHVWVEAWMRRPDLAKDGKYDGWQVLDPTPQEKSQGVYCCGPAPVVAILNGETDIKYDTPFVFAEVNADCIDWLVKADGSKVKIFSDTARVGQNISTKAVGSNKRVNITDSYKYREGTEKERSVFNHATTRDLSKIDEVEEEKEETDVLTPVIAPQPPSPHMSMKFEEVTLPKYCKDVRLMLVLQSKNSAAMQLSINISVQAMRYNGSPAGTIQTEVKEETLLPGKDLSVPIQVPFSAYQKLMLECDILKVSALVTDKEKPDNVYLAAHDVALLDPPISITVSGTTKLNREAQGEVVFMNPVTETLKECTLNISGSGLLKEDIEVMIPDLKPSNRICVKFPFVPYKLGKKTLVANFDCSTFRDIKGSCTVDVKL; encoded by the exons ATGACAGAGAAAACTAAAGAATCTA TCTACAAGGGCGTGGATCTCCACCCGCAGACCAACAACGTTAACCACCGCACCAAAGAAATCTCCCTGACTCAGCTGATTGTGAGGCGGGGCCAGCCCTTCAAACTGACCCTCAATCTGAGGCAACCTTTCAACCCTTCTGTTAACCCGCTACGCATCTCTGCAGCGACAG GAAAACTTCCGACTGAGAAACAGGGGACGTTATCATTCTTCGGTGTCCCCGATGTAGTCACACGTTCACCATCAGCAAAGGCGGTGTGGAAGGTGGAGCTGGACAAGGGTTCCTCCCCAACAACCGGCAACCTGATCCTCACCATCACCCCCCCGGCTGACACCCCCATAGGGGAGTACACCATGACGGTGAAGCACAGAGATCAGGAAATGGTTCTGGCAAAACCTGTGGTGCTCTTCAACCCCTGGTGTCCCG ATGATTGGGTGTATCTGAAGGATGAGAATGAGATAAACGAGTATGTGATGAATGAACAAGGAATTATCTACAAAGGAACTAACAACTACATTGACTCTTGCAACTGGGACTTTggacag TTTGAAGACGACATGGTGGACATTTGTTTGAGGATACTGGACCTCAACCCCAAACACATGAAAGACCCCGGTGATGACGTCTCTGCTCGCTGTAACCCCATCTACGTCAGCCGCGTGGTCAGCGCCATG ATCAACAGTGATGATGACCGTGGTGTCCTGCAGGGACGCTGGGGAGGTTCCTTTATAGGTGGGGTCGCACCCTCTCACTGGACCGGCAGTCACGCCATCCTTAAGCGCTGGTTCGTCATCGGGTCCTACCCGGTCAAGTACGGGCAGTGCTGGGTGTACGCCGGCGTGATGTGTTCAG TGATGCGCCTGCTGGGCATCCCCTGCCGCGTGGTCACTAACTACGAGTCCGCCCACGACAACGACAAGAGTCTGACCGTCGACGTGTACCACGCCGACTTCGGAGTCAGAGAGAAACCATCCCAAGACAGCGTTTG GAACTACCATGTGTGGGTGGAGGCGTGGATGAGGCGGCCAGACCTGGCAAAGGACGGCAAATATGACGGCTGGCAAGTTCTGGATCCAACACCACAGGAGAAGAGCCAAG GTGTTTACTGCTGCGGCCCAGCCCCCGTCGTAGCCATCCTGAACGGAGAAACGGACATCAAATATGACACCCCGTTTGTCTTCGCTGAGGTCAATGCCGACTGCATTGACTGGCTG GTCAAAGCCGACGGTTCTAAAGTGAAGATCTTCTCTGACACGGCGAGAGTCGGTCAGAATATCTCTACCAAGGCTGTCGGCTCCAACAAGAGGGTGAACATCACCGACAGCTACAAGTACAGAGAGG gaacagagaaagagaggtctGTCTTTAATCACGCCACCACCAGAGACCTCTCCAAGATTGATGAGgttgaggaggagaaggaagag ACGGATGTATTAACCCCTGTCATCGCCCCTCAACCTCCGTCACCACATATGTCCATGAAATTTGAAGAG GTGACCCTACCAAAGTACTGTAAGGATGTGAGGTTGATGCTGGTGCTGCAGAGTAAGAACAGTGCTGCCATGCAACTGTCCATCAACATCAGCGTCCAAGCCATGAGGTACAACGGCTCGCCAGCTGGGACCATCCAGACCGAGGTGAAGGAGGAGACACTACTCCCTGGGAAAG ATCTCTCCGTCCCTATCCAGGTTCCTTTCTCAGCCTACCAGAAACTCATGCTGGAGTGTGACATCCTGAAAGTGTCAGCCTTGGTAACAGATAAAGAGAAGCCAGATAACGTATACCTGGCTGCGCATGACGTCGCGCTGCTTGACCCTCCGATCTCCATCACG gttTCTGGTACAACCAAACTGAACAGAGAGGCACAAGGGGAGGTGGTTTTCATGAACCCGGTCACGGAGACGCTGAAGGAGTGTACTCTGAACATCTCTGGAAGTGGCCTGTTGAAAGAGGACATTGAAgtcat GATTCCAGATTTGAAGCCAAGCAACCGAATATGTGTCAAGTTCCCCTTTGTCCCCTACAAGCTCGGGAAGAAGACGCTCGTGGCCAACTTCGACTGCTCCACCTTCAGAGACATCAAGGGCAGCTGCACCGTCGATGTAAAGCTGTAA